GGCGGCATCGCCACGACCGACGAGCGGATCAAGCAACAGCCGGCGAAGATCGCGCGCTTCATGCGCGCGAGTTTGAAGGGATTGAGTTTCTTCGTCAGTAAAAAGGATGCGTCGATCAAGTACATGATCGATATTTTGAAAATCAAAGACCGCGATATGGTGGCGTCGATCTACGAGGAAGAAGCGAAGATCACCGTACGCAGCGCCATCAGCGAAGACAAGATTATCCAACCGTTGATCGACGACATGAAGCGCACGACCAAGTCGACCCGGGAAATGAAAGTCAGCGACGTGTTCGATTTCAGCTTCGCGCGCAAAGCCGGCGAAGAATTAAAAGCGAGCGGGTGGAAGCCGTAGCGGTCGTTGAAATCATCGGATGCGGATAATTGGCCGCAAAGTTCGCAAAAAAAGAATTGGTATTTTAAGTGCGAAAAATCTTTCGCCCCTACGCCTACGCCAAGCCATACAGCTTCGCTGGGTTCTTCTCCAAGATACGAACCTTCGCCGATTCACTGATATCCGTGCGTTTCTGCAAGATCGCGGCGGCGCAGCGGTCGCGATCGCCGTGGGGCATGTCGCTGCCGAAGATCACTTGGCCTTCACCGACTAGGTTCAACACGTTTGGTAAAATCTCGTCTTCGACTTCGGTGCTGAAATAGATATTTCCTCGTTTGATGTAGTCCATCACCGGCAGTTTTTGGATCGGCGTGGTTTGCGGCAGAAATTTTCTCAGCGTCGAGCCTTGGTTTTTGAAGCGGTGATGGATTCTCTCGATGATGAACGGCACCCATTGGCAGCCGGCTTCGAGGAAAACTATTTTCAGTTGGGGAAAACGGTCGAGCACGCCGCCGCTGACCAGCGCGGTAAACGCCATCAAGAGCGGCACGTGAAAAGCGATGACGCCGGAGGGATAGATGTGCGAGTAAAGATTGTTCACCGCCGGGCAGGACCAGCCGACGTGGACGCCGAGGGCGAGATTTTCTTCGCACAGTGCGGCGTAAAACGGATCGAGGCGTGGATGATCGAGCATGTCATCACCGGCGGTACCGAGGGCCATGACGGAAACCGCGCCGAGCTGTTTCGCTTCGCGAACTTGTTTGACGGCGTTGGCAACGTCGTCGAGATTGACCACCGCCGACCACTTGATGCGCGCTTGGCCGGCCAAGCGTTGGCCCATCCAACGATTGTAAGAAGAAGTCATGGCGGTGGCGAGCGGAGCATTCTTGGTCAGCGGGTAGGCGAGGAACAGTGTTGTGTAGATAACTTGGATGGCGATATCTTCTTCGTCCATCAACTTCAAGCGCGCAGGGACGTCGTCAAGCTCCATGTTGGC
The nucleotide sequence above comes from Deltaproteobacteria bacterium. Encoded proteins:
- a CDS encoding amidohydrolase; protein product: ANMELDDVPARLKLMDEEDIAIQVIYTTLFLAYPLTKNAPLATAMTSSYNRWMGQRLAGQARIKWSAVVNLDDVANAVKQVREAKQLGAVSVMALGTAGDDMLDHPRLDPFYAALCEENLALGVHVGWSCPAVNNLYSHIYPSGVIAFHVPLLMAFTALVSGGVLDRFPQLKIVFLEAGCQWVPFIIERIHHRFKNQGSTLRKFLPQTTPIQKLPVMDYIKRGNIYFSTEVEDEILPNVLNLVGEGQVIFGSDMPHGDRDRCAAAILQKRTDISESAKVRILEKNPAKLYGLA